TATTTGTAGATTCGGCAAACGCTCGTTCTCATTCTCTTTTTCCCGGGAAATGTCATCCGCCAGAAGCGTTGAAAGCGACATAGCAAATAAGAGTGTAAGGGCGTGCTTCATTTTACTTCATCGAACGTCGAGGAGTGGCGCGCCTATGGCGTTGCCACTTCCGGCTGGTTCACCTCTCTTCTTTTAATTAAAAAGTTTCTTACAGGGTTCGTGTTCTTCATGCTGGTCTCACCATAAATCAGACCTACAGAAGGTCCACCATCAAGATTTAGTGCTCTATCGATACTGGGAAGCTCTGTTCTGAGAATTTTGGAAAGATCATAGAGGTATACTTCACTAGTAGTCATGACGAAGACCTTCTCATCAGTCGTAATGCCGATAACGGTTCTTTTAGCTGCCGTTCCAGAACGATTGTATATTCCTTTCTTCCCTCCGGGATCTACAATGAAAGGGCCCGCCTGAATGACGTCTCTGTATTCTTTTTCTGGTAGTTGCTTCCAATGTAGATCAAGTCGCCC
The sequence above is drawn from the Coraliomargarita sinensis genome and encodes:
- a CDS encoding phosphodiester glycosidase family protein, with protein sequence MKLILASLLLLASFTYAEKSYVIKEEGVSIHVIEFEKDENSGFAILDGEKKKNFVTDHYSPKDDILIVNGGYFDGNLGVVGYCMIDGKRILNVKNPKLSGFLTITQDGRLDLHWKQLPEKEYRDVIQAGPFIVDPGGKKGIYNRSGTAAKRTVIGITTDEKVFVMTTSEVYLYDLSKILRTELPSIDRALNLDGGPSVGLIYGETSMKNTNPVRNFLIKRREVNQPEVATP